The Azospirillum baldaniorum genome segment TGGAGTATCGCGGCCCGGTGGACGACGACGCCAAGGCGGCCTTTTACCGCGACATCGACGTCTTCGTCTTCCCCACCCGCTACCGCAACGAGGCGCAGCCGCTGGTGCTGTTCGAGGCGATGGCGGCGGGCGTGCCGGTGCTGGCCTATGACCGCGGCTGCATCGGCAGCGACATTCCCCGTCCCGGCCTCGTCCCGCAGGACCGGGATTTCATCCAGGCGGTGCTCCCGGCATTGCGCCTGTGGGCCAAGGACCGCGACGCGCTGGCGCTGGCCTCCGAGCAGGCCCACGCCCGCGCCCGCGCCGCCCACGAGTCCGGGCACAGCGGCCTCGACGCGTTGCTCGACCGCATCGCCGGCCCGCTGCCCGAAGCCGCCGGAACCGCCGTCCGGCCAAAACGCGCCATGGGCTGAGCGCGCCAAAGGCTGAGCGCCGTCACACCCAGCGCGCCGCCCTCACCCCCACGCGGGACAGGAACACCGCCAGCCTAGCCAGCGCGCGGGCGGTCCAGGGCGGCGCCGGGTCCAGCCGGGCGGCGTCGCGGGCGTGGAGGCGCTCGTCGAGGCGGCAGGCTTCCAGCACATTCAACAGGTCCGGATCAGGGGCGAGCCGCCGCGCCAGGGCGATCTGCCGGGCGTAATGCCCGTCCACCCACGCCTCCACCCCGGCGACCACCGCGTAGAAATAGGGCGGGCCGAGCCAAGCCGGCAGCCCGCCCATCACCCGGCCCGACCAGCGCCAGAAGGCCAGCAGCGCGCTGCGCTTCTCCGGCGGCAGGACCGCCTCGAACAGCCGCAGGTGCCGCCGCTCGACTCTTCGGTGGGACGCGGCGAAGCGCAGAACCTCCGGATCGCTGGTGGCGCCGGCGACCCCATCGTAGAGGGCGACCGCCACGGTCTCGCCGACATGGCTGGCGCGCAGCTCGCGCAGGATGCGCGGCGGCAGGGCGGACAGGTCGAGTTGCGGCGGCGCCAGCCCGATGGTGGCAGACGGCGGGGCCTCGGGCGACGGACTAAGCGTGTCCACGGGTTCAGCGCGCCCCTTCCGGACCGATGCGCGACCAGGGAAGCTCCTGGAAGCCGATCTTCAGGGCGGGGGAGTTCGGGCGCAGGCGGTAATCGTCCTTCGCCGGGTTCATGAAATAGGGGTCCGGCTGGTTGCCTCCCTGAACGGAGCGCGCCTGCGTGCGCTCCACCGGCGCCCCCGGCGCGCGCAGGCCACGGCCCGGCCGGTCGAAAATGTTGTTCTCCAGCCGGTATTCGCCGCCGGTCAGCGCGGTCACCAGCTGCTCCACCGGCACGCGGGCGTGGATCAGGTTGCGGCTGGCCTCGTTGTCGCGCAGGAAGCCCGCTGTCCCCGCCGTCGGCACCCATTCGAAGCGCAGGAAACGGTCGCGCTCGTCGGTCAGCACGGCGATGTTGTTCTCCACCCGATTGCCGTCGCCGCCATGGATGAAGACCGACGCCCAGCCGGTGTCCTCCAGGAAGTTGCCCTCCACCCGGACGCCGTTGGTCAGGTCGTCCAGATAGACACCGAAGCCCTTGTAACGGGTCATCCAGCGCCCCGCCGCGTCGGTGGCGATCCCGCCGGTCCCCCGGATGTCGTTGAAGCGGATGACCAGCTTGGTGTCGATGTCGCTGCGCCCCAGCGTCTCGATGGCGCCGAGGTCGGCGGTTTCCCGTCCGACGTCGCGGATGCGGTTGTACTCGATCACATTGTCGGTGTTCTTCGTCTCCGGGTTCCAGTTCTTCATGGAGATGCCGTAGCGCGCGGCGTGCCGGATGTCGTTGTTGGCAATCCGCGTGCGGGTCACCCCGGCGCTCATGATGCCGCCGCCGTAGAAGTTCACCTCGCCGACATGGCGGATGGCGTTGGCGATGATCCGGTTGCCGGCGCTGCCGGGGGTCAGTTCGATCCCGCTGCGCCCCAGATGCTCCAGCCGGTTGCCGCGCACCTCGCTGTCCGCGACGCCGACCAGCAGAACGCCCGTCCCGACGGCGGAAAAACGGTTGTCGAGGACGCGGTGCCCCGAACCGCCGGCCAGCCGCACCGCCGCCCCGTTGTAGGGCACGTCGGCGAAGGACAGCCCGTCGAGCGTGACGGAGTCCGCCTTCTCCGCCTGGATCAGCGGGGCGGTGCGCGCCACCACCGCCTCGCCGTCGCGGGCGAAGGCCGCCGGGTCATGGGGGCGCAGCAGCAGGCGCCGGTCCTTGGCGCTCCAGGCGAACTGGCTGGGGAATTTCAGAAAGTCGGGATGGCCGAGCAGGCGGAAGGTGCTGCCGTCGCGGAACGGGTACCAGCCGTCGCGGTCGAGAACCAGCGTGCCGTTGCGGTCGATGCGCTCGATGCCGCGGATGTCGTCGGCCTGCCGCTCGCGGTCGAGCGCCTGGACCCGCACGCCGGGTGCCGCCCAGGCCGTCTGGACGGTGCCGGGCGGAAAGCGGAACTGCCGCTTGTCGCCGCCGCCCTTGGTCTGCTGGGCGACGAACCAGCCGCTGCGGATCGGGTCCTGCGGGTCGAAGGCGCCGCTCTGCGCGGCGCGCAGCCGCACCCCGCCGGCGGTCACGTCCAGCCCCGGCTCGCGGGCCAGCGGGGCGGAGACGACGCCGTCCCGCTCCGCCTTGAAACCCGCCACCACCTCGCCGCCCGACAGGACCGGTGTCTCGCCGGGAAAGGCGGCGATGCGCAGCCCGGAATCCTCCGGACCCAGCGTCACCGTGTCGGTCAGACGGTGGGTGCCGCCGCGCAGCAGGATCAGGTGCAGGCCGCGCTTGCGCGCCTCCTCCACCGCGCGGGCCAGCGTGGCGACCGGGCCGTCCCGCCCGTCCGGGGTGGAGGCGGCGACCCGCCCGGACCAGCGGTCGTCGCCCTGGGGGGAGACGTGGATCGCCGGCTCCGCCGCGACGGACGGGGTGGG includes the following:
- a CDS encoding demethoxyubiquinone hydroxylase family protein encodes the protein MDTLSPSPEAPPSATIGLAPPQLDLSALPPRILRELRASHVGETVAVALYDGVAGATSDPEVLRFAASHRRVERRHLRLFEAVLPPEKRSALLAFWRWSGRVMGGLPAWLGPPYFYAVVAGVEAWVDGHYARQIALARRLAPDPDLLNVLEACRLDERLHARDAARLDPAPPWTARALARLAVFLSRVGVRAARWV
- a CDS encoding right-handed parallel beta-helix repeat-containing protein, whose protein sequence is MTRRIPGLFAGGLLWLVLLLAGPTPSVAAEPAIHVSPQGDDRWSGRVAASTPDGRDGPVATLARAVEEARKRGLHLILLRGGTHRLTDTVTLGPEDSGLRIAAFPGETPVLSGGEVVAGFKAERDGVVSAPLAREPGLDVTAGGVRLRAAQSGAFDPQDPIRSGWFVAQQTKGGGDKRQFRFPPGTVQTAWAAPGVRVQALDRERQADDIRGIERIDRNGTLVLDRDGWYPFRDGSTFRLLGHPDFLKFPSQFAWSAKDRRLLLRPHDPAAFARDGEAVVARTAPLIQAEKADSVTLDGLSFADVPYNGAAVRLAGGSGHRVLDNRFSAVGTGVLLVGVADSEVRGNRLEHLGRSGIELTPGSAGNRIIANAIRHVGEVNFYGGGIMSAGVTRTRIANNDIRHAARYGISMKNWNPETKNTDNVIEYNRIRDVGRETADLGAIETLGRSDIDTKLVIRFNDIRGTGGIATDAAGRWMTRYKGFGVYLDDLTNGVRVEGNFLEDTGWASVFIHGGDGNRVENNIAVLTDERDRFLRFEWVPTAGTAGFLRDNEASRNLIHARVPVEQLVTALTGGEYRLENNIFDRPGRGLRAPGAPVERTQARSVQGGNQPDPYFMNPAKDDYRLRPNSPALKIGFQELPWSRIGPEGAR